Proteins encoded in a region of the Labrus bergylta chromosome 9, fLabBer1.1, whole genome shotgun sequence genome:
- the mrpl18 gene encoding 39S ribosomal protein L18, mitochondrial gives MALRGICRSVRQLLGQIHQSRPAVVSNQTARCLSQAASEPEPSAEHNEAVNPTFENRNPRNLEQLALAVKDRGWKTSWPHREFYHRLVFSRTQHHVTAEVFSSTSSDPVVTCSTQEWAVKKELPSTRCVAACQAVGEVLAQRCQQAGITRMVYREIPWAYRSNAVQSFRTAMKEGGIILSEPRRKHIGT, from the exons ATGGCTTTAAGAGGAATATGTCGCAGTGTCCGGCAGCTTTTGGGTCAAATTCATCAAAGTCGTCCGGCTGTAGTTTCTAATCAAACAG CTCGATGTTTGAGTCAGGCAGCGTCTGAGCCGGAGCCCAGCGCTGAGCATAACGAAGCCGTGAATCCGACCTTTGAGAACAGAAACCCCCGGAACCTGGAGCAGCTGGCTCTGGCTGTGAAGGACCGAGGCTGGAAGACGAGCTGGCCCCACAGGGAGTTCTATCACAG GCTGGTGTTTTCTCGCACTCAGCACCATGTGACGGCAGAAGTGTTCTCCAGCACCTCTTCTGACCCGGTGGTTACCTGTTCCACTCAAGAGTGGGCGGTGAAAAAGGAGCTGCCTTCCACACGCTGCGTGGCAGCATGTCAGGCTGTGGGCGAGGTGCTGGCACAGCGATGCCAGCAGGCTGGCATCACCCGGATGGTTTACAGGGAAATTCCCTGGGCGTATCGCTCTAATGCT GTTCAGTCTTTCAGGACAGCGATGAAAGAAGGAGGAATTATTCTCAGTGAACCCAGAAGAAAACACATTGGTACCTGA
- the si:ch211-203d1.3 gene encoding protein phosphatase Slingshot homolog 3 has product MALLTLHRIPSIATAPDEGFKNRGRLQKRESFALVKGAVLQLEEGERECLDEETSPGKERDEASDKRHRQIHAMVEQLRPEDTIKLAVQLESISSVRVRYLIVVSTLGNKQESILLGMDFPNSDSDQCTIGLVLPVWSDTQVYLDGDGGFSVTSAEESRIFKPVSMQTMWSVLQALHGCCERAVNAAVIPGNGLEWAEHYHQHIKSDRFCLNEWEAMNDLESVRRDSDGQTSAERTSCEGLIKEHLRDIMRTEDLDNLTSKMVHSALKTRIGFDMRPYTEYIDNEILVTMAQMDKPSKIFDHLYLGSEWNAANFEELQKNNVGYILNITREIDNFFPESFIYMNIRVYDVEATDLLFHWPDTYNFINTARRSGQAVLVHCKMGVSRSASTVIAYAMKQERWTMDVAMNYVRDRRSIIKPNEGFMKQLQTYNGILVASQQRHSALWRRKSRDQRQKSVRNKEEGEEEKPEDKEEEEEEEEDDEELEFDEEDEESADEKEDSAEDTEVFTGPSQMSDTNQGPSQMGPTDASPVITINEPDKVAASVNRSGRMNLFSLMQSISDLDDVDKGQLPGSPRRSPRQRRRSQGRRGLSHQRACVDVSPEPGSLRDSGQSEP; this is encoded by the exons ATGGCTCTGTTGACCCTGCATAGGATCCCATCCATCGCCACCGCTCCC gatGAAGGCTTCAAAAACCGAGGAAGACTTCAGAAAAG AGAGAGCTTTGCCCTTGTGAAGGGGGCTGTCCTTCAGCTGgaagagggcgagagagagtgCCTTGACGAGGAGACCTCTCCAGGGAAAGAACGTGATGAAGCGTCAGACAAACGCCACAGGCAGATTCATGCCATGGTGGAACAGCTCAGACCAGAAGATACAATCAAGCTG GCAGTGCAGTTGGAGTCCATCAGCTCGGTCAGAGTCAGATATCTGATCGTTGTCTCCACCCTCGGAAACAAACAGGAGAGCATCCTGCTGGGAATGGATTTCCCCAACTCAGACAG tGATCAGTGCACCATCGGCCTGGTTCTTCCTGTATGGAGCGACACACAGGTTTACCTGGACGGAGACGG TGGTTTCAGCGTGACCTCAGCTGAAGAGTCCAGAATTTTTAAGCCTGTTTCCATGCAGACCATGTG GTCAGTGTTGCAGGCGTTGCACGGCTGCTGTGAGCGGGCAGTGAATGCCGCTGTGATCCCAGGAAATGGCCTCGAGTGGGCCGAACACTATCACCAACACATCAAGTCAGACCGGTTCTGCCTCAACGAGTGGGAGGCCATGAACGACCTGGAGTCGGTCCGCAGGGACAGTGATGGACAGAc CTCTGCAGAACGGACTTCTTGTGAAGGACTGATCAAAGAGCACCTGAGAGACATCATGAGGACTGAAGACCTGGATAACCTCACATCTAAAATG GTGCACTCTGCCCTGAAGACCAGGATCGGCTTCGACATGAGACCCTATACGGAGTACATTGACAATGAGATCCTGGTCACCATGGCTCAGATGGACAAACCCTCCAAAATATTTGACCACCTTTATCTG GGCTCTGAGTGGAACGCAGCTAACTTcgaggagctgcagaaaaacaa tgtgggCTATATTCTAAATATAACGAGGGAGATCGACAACTTTTTCCCAGAGTCCTTCATTTATATGAACATCAGAGTGTATGATGTAGAAGCCACCGACCTGCTGTTTCACTGGCCGGACACGTACAACTTCATCAACACTGCAAG AAGAAGTGGACAGGCGGTGTTGGTGCACTGTAAGATGGGTGTTTCTCGATCTGCATCTACTGTGATTGCATATGCCATGAAGCAGGAACGCTGGACTATGGATGTGGCGATGAACTATGTTAGAGACCGCCGGTCCATCATAAAGCCCAACGAGGGCTTCATGAAACAGCTCCAGACCTACAATGGCATCCTCGTTGCAAG CCAGCAGCGCCACAGCGCTCTCTGGAGGCGAAAGTCTAGAGACCAAAGGCAAAAGTCGGTGCGCAacaaggaggaaggagaggaagaaaagccAGAGgacaaagaagaggaagaggaagaggaggaggatgatgaggaaCTTGAATTtgacgaggaggatgaggagagtgCAGATGAAAAAGAAGATTCAGCAGAAGATACTGAG GTGTTTACTGGGCCCTCACAGATGTCTGACACCAACCAAGGACCCAGTCAGATGGGACCAACTGATGCCAGTCCTGTAATCACAATAAATGAACCAGACAAG GTTGCTGCAAGTGTTAATCGCAGTGGCAGGATGAACCTCTTCTCCCTCATGCAGTCCATCAGTGACCTGGATGATGTGGATAAAGGACAG CTGCCTGGCAGCCCAAGGCGGTCTCCACGGCAGCGGAGACGTAGCCAGGGGAGACGGGGTCTCTCTCACCAAAGGGCATGTGTGGATGTTTCACCTGAACCAGGGAGTTTGCGGGACAGCGGACAAAGTGAACCCTAA
- the grhpra gene encoding glyoxylate reductase/hydroxypyruvate reductase, with product MAVMQLVGYQLPLKHTHKEEELHIVLPCTSVVSSSCHSDFAGYLCYQCVVVQPLHKLHVVSPEEDFVHCGSLSRMQTIGKLMKVYITRRIPPEGMKILSSATGVCEVSMWDSDEPVPRTELLKGVQGAHGLLCMLSDKIDAELLDAAGPNLKVISTMSVGFDHLILDAIKKRGIRVGYTPDVLTDATAELTVALLLATARRLPEGVEAVKNGDWTSWKPLMLCGYGLSGSTVGVIGLGRIGMAIARRLMPFGVKRLLYSGRTTKADAAEVSGEFVPLDTLVSESDFIVVSCSLTPETQGLCDKAFFSKMKNTAVFINSSRGAVVNQEDLYEALTSGQIAAAGLDVTTPEPLPTNHPLLTLNNCVVLPHIGSATYSTRGVMAALSARNLLEGLQGGEMPSELAF from the exons atggcagtaatgcaacttGTTGGATACCAGCTgccattaaaacacacacacaaagaagaagaattacaCATTGTACTTCCGTGTACAAGTGTAGTTTCTTCCAGTTGTCATTCAGACTTTGCTGGTTACCTGTGTTACCAGTGTGTAGTCGTCCAGCCTTTACACAAGTTACACGTTGTATCACCTGAAGAGGATTTTGTTCATTGTGGCTCTTTAAGTAGGATGCAGACAATTGGAAAACTTATGAAGGTTTACATAACGAGACGAATCCCGCCGGAGGGGATGAAGATACTTTCATCTGCTACTGGAGT ATGTGAGGTTTCCATGTGGGACTCGGATGAACCTGTGCCGAGGACAGAGCTTCTCAAAGGTGTGCAGGGCGCTCATGGTCTGCTGTGTATGCTGTCAGATAAGATCGATGCGGAGCTTCTGGATGCTGCAG GACCAAACCTGAAAGTCATCAGCACCATGTCCGTGGGATTTGACCACTTGATTCTTGACGCAATCAAAAAGCG tggcATACGTGTTGGATACACTCCTGACGTCCTGACTGATGCCACGGCAGAACTTACTGTAGCCCTGCTGCTGGCCACTGCTCGCAGATTACCAGAGGGGGTGGAGGCCGTCAAAAA TGGTGACTGGACCTCGTGGAAGCCTCTCATGCTGTGTGGTTATGGCCTCTCCGGCAGCACTGTGGGGGTCATTGGACTGGGACGCATTG GCATGGCCATTGCTCGCAGACTCATGCCATTTGGAGTGAAGAGACTGCTGTACTCTGGGAGAACAACCAAAGCTGATGCTGCTGAGGTTAGCGGAGAGTTTG TTCCCCTGGACACACTTGTGTCTGAGAGTGACTTCATTGTTGTCTCCTGCTCTCTGACGCCAGAAACCCAGGGACTGTGTGACAAGGCCTTCTTCAGCAAGATGAAAAACACAGCAGTCTTTATCAACTCAAGCAG GGGAGCTGTAGTGAACCAGGAGGACCTGTATGAGGCTTTGACCAGCGGACAAATCGCTGCAGCCGGACTGGATGTCACAACACCCGAGCCACTCCCAACAAACCACCCTCTTCTTACACTTAATAACTGTG TGGTGTTACCACACATTGGCAGTGCCACCTACTCCACGAGAGGCGTCATGGCAGCTTTGTCAGCTCGAAACCTGCTGGAAGGTTTACAGGGAGGAGAGATGCCCAGTGAACTCGCCTTCTAG
- the ttc9c gene encoding tetratricopeptide repeat protein 9C, giving the protein MEAAGEETMDVQGAAAEEPIFPGHGQTSAKPVWASLEEAAQKKTEGNTFYKEKNIRSAIGRYHRALLVLRSLDSEVLASVKGFGPEMPALTSEQEAVLRNTQVDCYNNLAACLLQKQSVDYARVREYSLRVLKWRPGDVKALYRAGVATLEMGDAQAAKQYLTQACREQPNDANVRKHLQRAEEKLNKELQKEKAMYRGMFSSSLKSSSVEEMNQTHRTGEGV; this is encoded by the exons ATGgaggctgcaggagaggagacTATGGATGTTCAGGGAGCGGCAGCAGAGGAGCCGATCTTTCCTGGACATGGTCAGACTTCGGCTAAGCCAGTGTGGGCTTCGTTAGAGGAAGCAGCTCAGAAGAAGACGgaaggaaacacattttataaagaGAAGAACATCCGCTCAGCCATTGGCCGTTATCACCGAGCGCTGCTGGTCCTAAGAAGTCTCGACTCGGAAGTACTGGCTTCAGTGAAAGGGTTTGGACCTGAGATGCCTGCTCTCACCTCTGAACAGGAGGCTGTACTGAGAAACACACAAGTGGACTGCTACAACAACCTAGCTG cctgtttgctgcagaaacagagtgTTGACTATGCTCGTGTGCGGGAGTACAGCCTGCGGGTCTTGAAGTGGCGACCAGGTGACGTTAAAGCACTGTACAGGGCAGGAGTAGCCACTCTGGAGATGGGAGATGCGCAGGCTGCCAAACAGTACCTGACCCAGGCCTGCAGAGAGCAGCCTAATG ATGCCAATGTGAGGAAACACCTGCAGAGGGCAGAGGAGAAGCTGAATAAAGAGCTACAGAAAGAAAAGGCCATGTATCGAGGAATGTTTTCCTCCAGCCTGAAGAGCAGCTCAGTAGAAGAGATGAACCAAACCCACAGAACTGGTGAGGGAGTCTAG
- the LOC109985391 gene encoding zinc finger and BTB domain-containing protein 5-like isoform X1, which translates to MDFPGHFQHIFMQLNHQRLHAQLCDCVVVVGSQRFQAHRSILAACSSHFRALLSSPDSGEEPGEPGGADTVGGGGPSVMKLDPEVVTPEAFNTLLDMIYTSTLSLGASNVMDVLLAASHLHLNAVVKACKLHLSRKNFPASPPKGWRSVQQQQSPSSEAERAAFLQQVTSVMEEGDEEEEVRLEVSQSGGVEEPRISGMQSTTELTSYKRKSNEDSLSGRKRSCRLQEGNYKECSPTVTRSTISTEDGGEELLSPSDRHWKARSEEEVEEKYEATKGESEEIQLPSQSDSSAGGIGAWEKGGDTDGDTVVKVKVGDEGEGEETKMMKIEVKKENLSSYSPNSDSVANNSPPSLQDYTDNLNAQLNEEKMAAACPPDVNISFLQPQPCIHLQPDAQKDDGNLSGESEAGECLDSLSELAFSCFLNPSAESVMGDLDEEDSLASLTAAATAAAAAASDSPEAAGDLCLNSEEASTSNAQPSDPSSSLVFPVTSVPLQQLLPTQGPSFSDTLILQPTQNSFAGFLSGITPSLGLETSQSQPSRVGKSTGATTFRRIAPKVPPGSEAGTESSPLDDRPALTRASDDVLSKCKKAAAEDHVLLVEGEKKYACKICCKTFMNLTDCKKHIRVHTGEKPYPCPKCGKRFSQSSHLYKHSKNTCLNWKDDQSFPDSLL; encoded by the coding sequence ATGGACTTTCCAGGTCATTTCCAGCATATTTTCATGCAGCTCAACCATCAGCGTCTCCATGCTCAGCTGTGTGATTGTGTGGTGGTGGTTGGATCCCAGCGCTTCCAGGCTCATCGCTCCATCCTGGCAGCATGCAGCTCCCACTTCAGGGCTCTGCTGAGCTCACCTGACAGTGGGGAAGAGCCCGGAGAACCAGGAGGAGCTGACACAGTTGGAGGTGGAGGCCCCAGTGTGATGAAGTTAGATCCAGAGGTGGTGACACCAGAGGCCTTCAACACTCTGCTCGACATGATTTACACCTCCACCCTCTCCCTGGGCGCCTCCAATGTGATGGATGTGCTGCTGGCAGCATCACACCTGCACCTTAATGCTGTTGTAAAGGCCTGCAAGCTCCACCTGTCCAGGAAAAACTTCCCTGCATCGCCTCCTAAAGGCTGGAGgtcagtgcagcagcagcagagtccatCTTCCGAGGCAGAGAGGGCAGCATTTCTTCAGCAGGTCACATCTGTCATGGAGGAgggtgatgaggaggaggaggttagACTGGAGGTCAGTCAGTCTGGTGGGGTCGAAGAGCCGAGGATAAGTGGTATGCAGAGCACTACAGAACTTACAAGCTACAAGAGGAAGTCGAATGAGGACAGTCTGAGTGGTAGGAAGAGGtcctgcaggctgcaggaggGGAACTACAAAGAGTGTTCACCTACTGTGACCAGAAGCACCATTAGCACAGAGGACGGAGGAGAGGAGCTGCTGTCACCGTCCGACAGACACTGGAAGGCCCGAAGTGAAGAGGAAGTTGAGGagaaatatgaagctacaaaGGGTGAGTCAGAGGAGATCCAGCTGCCTAGCCAGTCGGACAGCAGCGCAGGAGGCATAGGTGCTTGGGAAAAGGGTGGAGACACAGATGGAGACACTGTGGTCAAAGTAAAGGTGGGAGATGaaggggaaggagaggagacaaagatGATGAAGATTGAGGTGAAAAAGGAGAATCTAAGCTCATATTCACCGAATTCAGACTCAGTAGCAAATAATTCTCCTCCTTCTCTACAAGACTACACTGACAACTTGAATGCACAACTCAATGAGGAGAAAATGGCTGCTGCCTGTCCACCAGATGTCAATATTAGCTTTTTACAACCTCAGCCCTGCATACATCTTCAGCCTGATGCTCAGAAAGATGATGGAAATTTAAGTGGGGAGTCAGAAGCAGGTGAATGCCTCGACAGCCTGTCAGAACTGGCCTTTTCCTGCTTCCTAAATCCCAGTGCTGAAAGTGTAATGGGAGATCTGGACGAAGAAGACAGTCTCGCTAGCCTCACCGCTGCTGCAAccgcagctgctgcagctgccagTGACTCCCCTGAAGCTGCTGGAGATTTGTGTCTAAACTCAGAAGAAGCAAGCACCTCCAATGCTCAGCCATCTGATCCCTCCTCCTCACTTGTTTTCCCTGTCACCTCTGTCCCCTTGCAGCAGCTTCTCCCAACTCAGGGACCTAGTTTCAGTGACACGCTcatcctccagcccacccagaaCTCGTTTGCAGGATTCCTGAGCGGCATCACGCCGAGTCTCGGCCTCGAAACCTCTCAGAGCCAACCCTCCAGAGTGGGGAAAAGCACAGGAGCGACGACTTTCCGTCGCATCGCCCCCAAAGTCCCTCCAGGGTCAGAAGCTGGTACAGAAAGTTCTCCTTTGGATGATCGTCCAGCTCTAACCAGAGCCTCAGACGACGTTCTTTCCAAGTGCAAGAAAGCAGCAGCTGAAGACCATGTACTACTGGTGGAAGGGGAGAAGAAGTATGCCTGTAAAATCTGCTGCAAGACCTTCATGAACCTGACTGACTGTAAAAAGCACATCAGAGTCCACACAGGGGAAAAGCCTTACCCCTGTCCAAAGTGTGGCAAACGCTTTAGCCAGTCCTCCCACCTGTATAAACACTCAAAAAACACCTGCCTAAACTGGAAGGATGATCAATCATTCCCAGACAGCCTGTTGTGA
- the LOC109985391 gene encoding zinc finger and BTB domain-containing protein 5-like isoform X2: MQLNHQRLHAQLCDCVVVVGSQRFQAHRSILAACSSHFRALLSSPDSGEEPGEPGGADTVGGGGPSVMKLDPEVVTPEAFNTLLDMIYTSTLSLGASNVMDVLLAASHLHLNAVVKACKLHLSRKNFPASPPKGWRSVQQQQSPSSEAERAAFLQQVTSVMEEGDEEEEVRLEVSQSGGVEEPRISGMQSTTELTSYKRKSNEDSLSGRKRSCRLQEGNYKECSPTVTRSTISTEDGGEELLSPSDRHWKARSEEEVEEKYEATKGESEEIQLPSQSDSSAGGIGAWEKGGDTDGDTVVKVKVGDEGEGEETKMMKIEVKKENLSSYSPNSDSVANNSPPSLQDYTDNLNAQLNEEKMAAACPPDVNISFLQPQPCIHLQPDAQKDDGNLSGESEAGECLDSLSELAFSCFLNPSAESVMGDLDEEDSLASLTAAATAAAAAASDSPEAAGDLCLNSEEASTSNAQPSDPSSSLVFPVTSVPLQQLLPTQGPSFSDTLILQPTQNSFAGFLSGITPSLGLETSQSQPSRVGKSTGATTFRRIAPKVPPGSEAGTESSPLDDRPALTRASDDVLSKCKKAAAEDHVLLVEGEKKYACKICCKTFMNLTDCKKHIRVHTGEKPYPCPKCGKRFSQSSHLYKHSKNTCLNWKDDQSFPDSLL; encoded by the coding sequence ATGCAGCTCAACCATCAGCGTCTCCATGCTCAGCTGTGTGATTGTGTGGTGGTGGTTGGATCCCAGCGCTTCCAGGCTCATCGCTCCATCCTGGCAGCATGCAGCTCCCACTTCAGGGCTCTGCTGAGCTCACCTGACAGTGGGGAAGAGCCCGGAGAACCAGGAGGAGCTGACACAGTTGGAGGTGGAGGCCCCAGTGTGATGAAGTTAGATCCAGAGGTGGTGACACCAGAGGCCTTCAACACTCTGCTCGACATGATTTACACCTCCACCCTCTCCCTGGGCGCCTCCAATGTGATGGATGTGCTGCTGGCAGCATCACACCTGCACCTTAATGCTGTTGTAAAGGCCTGCAAGCTCCACCTGTCCAGGAAAAACTTCCCTGCATCGCCTCCTAAAGGCTGGAGgtcagtgcagcagcagcagagtccatCTTCCGAGGCAGAGAGGGCAGCATTTCTTCAGCAGGTCACATCTGTCATGGAGGAgggtgatgaggaggaggaggttagACTGGAGGTCAGTCAGTCTGGTGGGGTCGAAGAGCCGAGGATAAGTGGTATGCAGAGCACTACAGAACTTACAAGCTACAAGAGGAAGTCGAATGAGGACAGTCTGAGTGGTAGGAAGAGGtcctgcaggctgcaggaggGGAACTACAAAGAGTGTTCACCTACTGTGACCAGAAGCACCATTAGCACAGAGGACGGAGGAGAGGAGCTGCTGTCACCGTCCGACAGACACTGGAAGGCCCGAAGTGAAGAGGAAGTTGAGGagaaatatgaagctacaaaGGGTGAGTCAGAGGAGATCCAGCTGCCTAGCCAGTCGGACAGCAGCGCAGGAGGCATAGGTGCTTGGGAAAAGGGTGGAGACACAGATGGAGACACTGTGGTCAAAGTAAAGGTGGGAGATGaaggggaaggagaggagacaaagatGATGAAGATTGAGGTGAAAAAGGAGAATCTAAGCTCATATTCACCGAATTCAGACTCAGTAGCAAATAATTCTCCTCCTTCTCTACAAGACTACACTGACAACTTGAATGCACAACTCAATGAGGAGAAAATGGCTGCTGCCTGTCCACCAGATGTCAATATTAGCTTTTTACAACCTCAGCCCTGCATACATCTTCAGCCTGATGCTCAGAAAGATGATGGAAATTTAAGTGGGGAGTCAGAAGCAGGTGAATGCCTCGACAGCCTGTCAGAACTGGCCTTTTCCTGCTTCCTAAATCCCAGTGCTGAAAGTGTAATGGGAGATCTGGACGAAGAAGACAGTCTCGCTAGCCTCACCGCTGCTGCAAccgcagctgctgcagctgccagTGACTCCCCTGAAGCTGCTGGAGATTTGTGTCTAAACTCAGAAGAAGCAAGCACCTCCAATGCTCAGCCATCTGATCCCTCCTCCTCACTTGTTTTCCCTGTCACCTCTGTCCCCTTGCAGCAGCTTCTCCCAACTCAGGGACCTAGTTTCAGTGACACGCTcatcctccagcccacccagaaCTCGTTTGCAGGATTCCTGAGCGGCATCACGCCGAGTCTCGGCCTCGAAACCTCTCAGAGCCAACCCTCCAGAGTGGGGAAAAGCACAGGAGCGACGACTTTCCGTCGCATCGCCCCCAAAGTCCCTCCAGGGTCAGAAGCTGGTACAGAAAGTTCTCCTTTGGATGATCGTCCAGCTCTAACCAGAGCCTCAGACGACGTTCTTTCCAAGTGCAAGAAAGCAGCAGCTGAAGACCATGTACTACTGGTGGAAGGGGAGAAGAAGTATGCCTGTAAAATCTGCTGCAAGACCTTCATGAACCTGACTGACTGTAAAAAGCACATCAGAGTCCACACAGGGGAAAAGCCTTACCCCTGTCCAAAGTGTGGCAAACGCTTTAGCCAGTCCTCCCACCTGTATAAACACTCAAAAAACACCTGCCTAAACTGGAAGGATGATCAATCATTCCCAGACAGCCTGTTGTGA
- the tomm5 gene encoding mitochondrial import receptor subunit TOM5 homolog → MFKLEGLGPKMDPEEMKKKMRQDVISSLRNFLIYVALLRATPYVLKKLDSI, encoded by the exons ATGTTTAAACTAGAAGGACTCGGCCCAAAGATGGACccagaggagatgaagaagaaaatgcgACAAGACGTCATCTCATCTCTACGAAACTTCCTTATTTACGTCGCTCTTCTCAGAGCCA CCCCATATGTGCTGAAGAAGCTGGACAGCATATGA